The following nucleotide sequence is from Pagrus major chromosome 16, Pma_NU_1.0.
AATGTATTGGTCGTTTTCTGAGAGGATATATTGTCCaacagaaatattcacagaaGTACAGATTCCACCTGCCTCATTGTGCATCTACTTTGTGCTCATGATTATTGTGTGTATAATTGTAAACATAGATTTTGGAACAGGAACCCTCCAACTTTCCCTACCTCTTTGTCCAGtagtgtctctctgtctccctctatCTCCCGCTCTCCTCTTTCTACGTCCCCTCCCCTCCAGTCCTTTTTCTCAGCTCATGTCCCTCTTACCCATCCAATCCCTCCTCCCAGTGAGCTGTCAGAGATCCACACAcatcgagagagagagagggagagagagagagtctgatTTTGACACTCTGAGTGATTTGAGGTCGAATGCTTGAGCACATCCTGTTGTCCAAGGCAAAGCTGTAAACCACTAATTGTTGAGTCAAGGTTTTTGTCAAGCAGGCACTAGGCACAACAATCATCACACCAGCTGATGGCTGGaggattctgtgtgtgtgcctgtgtgtgtgaatacgCACATGTTTTGAGGCATTTTTTAGGATCAAAAACagggtgaaaataaaaaggtcttaacaaacccaaaataaaaataagaaaggaGTGGCATCTGAAATGCCTACAGTAGAAAGGAGCACAATGATTCTTTGCGCGAGAGGAAGCAGTGGCATGCACTCGCATACAAAGGGGAACAAGTGGTCTTTACATGGAGTGCAGCTGCTTATTAAGACTCACTCCTTCGTGCATTATTCCTTTCATCCCCACTCAACCACAAAGTGATTTTACTTTTCCACTCACAAAGACAGCAAAAGATTTCTAATGGACAAATCAGTCGCTTCCCCGCGAGTTATAATACAATAAACAGCACATTCTATAAAAGTAtctgactgaaaaacactgtgtgggagagagcgaggaggagagagagagagaaaaaagaataTGAAAGACCTCAATTCTCTACAACGCCATAATAGTGAAATGAGCACATATAAATGTGTTAAGAGTATCTCTTTGCATCTTGTATAGACTGCATGTATTTAATCTGTAAAGCTTATTAAGGCCCTAGTCATTGCTATGCAAAGCAGCACCCAGTGCTTTTCTCTCGCTTTTCAGCCGAGTGCAGTGTTTGGCCAATAGGACTGGCCCCCCGCCTCTCATTCTGCATTCATAACATGCAACATTTGCACAATGTATCTCTCAAAGGCCCTGAATAGAAGGCCTTAATACTCATGTAAACAACTGCAAACCAATTACTTAATGAATCGGGCCCACACATAATGAGGAGCCTCACAAAGGGctataaatgcattttttgcaCTAAAGCCTCTGCTTTAAACTACAATCCCTCTGCTGTAGTCTAGGCTTAACTGGCAAATCATAATTATTGTCTAAGACAACAGAGAGGAAgccatttttgtattttgagtCCAGTTCCATCCTCCTTTTGATGTCACTCATCAGCTCGctgacaaaataaagcaaataattAGCAAGTAGGATGGAGAAGGGGTGGGTGGGGAGGGCGGtacaggaagacagagaggaagaggggcagagagatgaagaaaggGCAAGACAGCGAGagagtgagacacagagagaaaggagagaagcaGGGCAAGAGCATGCTGCAGTGTTACGCTGCCGCTTAAGTGCAGGGCTTCTAGACCACTTGTGGAAGCAATAAAGCGCAAGAAGTGACTGTGGTAAGTGGAATGCTTAAATCTAAGCGTCCAGGAGAAGCAAGAAAAGACAGGGGAAATTGTTGTATGACCAAAGAAAGCATGATGATGACTATAAGCTCTTAGCGCTACTTCCTTGTGAACCCTAGTGCGATTACAGTTTTTCTTAAATACACAACTTGTGTCTCAACATTGCTCACAGCATTCAGTTTCTAATTTTTTGTCCTGCAAATTTTGTTTAATCACACATATTTTGGGCTTCCCATGCACGTTAATGACAGGGAGACAGGCACCATCTGAGAGGGTCTGGGCCCGAAAATTGGCTCATGTTTATTAAAGAGGGTAGTCACTGGGGCTGGCAGTGGCAGACATCAGCAGCTATGAGGACCACAATAGAGCCAGCCCATTAGGCCCTTCCCTGGGCTAATAGGCAGACTGGGAGCGTCTGCTTGCCAGGCCAGGGAGATACGGACTTCACCCCTTGTGTCAGCGTGGTGCCCAGTAATCACATGAAATCAGAGAAGATTATTCCTCATAACGTTTACCCAGCCATTACTACAGCCCAAATGGGTTCGCAGTGAAGAGGTGCTCTGAGGACCCACATGCAATTGCAGATTTGATGAAGTCGTGTTGATATTCAAATGTAACCACGACAGTGTTAGCTTCCACCAAGCTATTTATCATTAGATCTTCTTTTTCAAACCACTTAGGGCGCTGATTTGAGCAGCCTAAATGCATTTCAAGGGTGAAAAATGAAAGGACATTTGTCCTTGTCAACACTTGAGTCCCCTTCTTCCAAAACAGTTGTCCCTGATTCTCTTCTTGACATGATCTGTTTGCATTCTGACAACAAGCCTAAAGACAGTGATATTATGactccaatttttttttttttttggtggtgcTTTTGATTTCTAAAACCTGGCTGAACCCAGCAAACAGTGAGTGAGAGGGGCTTTAGGGGCCTTTTGTCTTTGTAAGCGAGTTAATGGGTGGCGGCCCCTTGATCTTATGGAAATGAACAGGGAATTATGAGAGTGGCCATGCAAATGTACATCAACCACTTTGGTGTCTGGTGGCCCATTTCCTGTGGCCCGTTGAATAATAACAATGTTCTTACCGAGGGTAAGGGTCTTGATGTGAGGAGCGTTTGGCCCTCCCCAGGTCCTCTTCACAGCCATGATTTATTCCTTAAAAGAGCAAACAGGGCCTGATAAAACCATCTGATTTGGACATCTCTTCACAAGCTAATTTACAATGTATATTAATATAGAAACTTAAGGTACAGATTATGAGAAGCTAAGGTTGAGTATCTTAACCTTAGTGTTAGGATTTCTTGATGTGCACACATGTTGATGTGAGAGGACtaatatatatttctttctttggaGCTCCTTGGTGAATTATAAACATGCAACACCTAGATTCAGATGACAAGATTACTACGAATGAGGATAGGAGCCAAAAATGGTTGAGAATACTAGGACTAATAGCTTTGTGCTTTGACTCTCATTAAGCTAGCACCTATGTATACAACAAATATGTCTTTCTGGGGAGTCCTTATGTGTTGTGAGAACACATGACCTTTATTGACCAATGGTTAGGCTCCAGTTGCTAGCTACATGCCTGGCAGAGTGGACCGCATCACTCACCTGAGAGGTcatcgtcgtcctcctcctcctcctcttcagatCTCTGCAGGCTTTCCTGCATGGCTGATTGTTTGAGTAACTGATATGCTTTGgtttctgttcacacacacacacacacacacacacacacacacacacacacacacacacacacacacacacacacacagtcaaatatttgtttaaaaccAAGGTTTCCAACTTTCAGAGGTTTCTGTGTTTGATGAGACAACACGCTTCAGTAGCTGAGTCTTTTGGTCTCACTGCTGAACAGAGTGGCTGAAAACACTGTGCTCAATCAGCTAAGCTGTTGATTCTAGCCTACAGTCTGTAGCAACAGTTTCCATGAGACAGCAATCAGAATCTCACAGTATCTCAGCATCCCCTACCAGGAAGGCAAcgattgattttctgttttaaaaacgCTCATAATTACTTTCCGCCGCACTAAAGTAGGTATCATATTTGAAAGGTGTAAGGCGACTGTGCAGGCAAGAACCAACGGAGCAGAGGTAAATAATAAATGGGCTGTTGTCTCAATGATGTTgcttaaaacacacaaatcaaatcaaaggaCAGAGCAAAATTGTGGTCTTGTATGACCCAGacataacatttttaacttgGTTTTATAATAAAAGTACcacttttaatcattttctaaaaaacatgcaacatttaCAGTGCATAAATATCTCCAGTGTTATTCCACCCCCTGCACTTTACACAGCATTGCTTTTACATGTAGTCTAAACACACCCCCACTAGATACAAAGATGCGCATGGCTCGGCAATTACTATCAGCTCCAAGGTCATGGTATTTGATTGTGACATTGATGTTGCTCACCCCAGCAAAACCCCTTCCTTGAAAAATCTTcggtcatgtttttttttttttttttttgttggactGGTTATGGCTCTTTTGATTAAGTGTAGCGATCGGAAACTGGATTCGTTCTGCTAGCTGTGCACCTTAGGGTTGCAGACACATGAAACACCCTGTAGGAAATCTGATAGCCAAGGGTAATATAGGGTTGCTTTACATTTCAGAGGTGCAGCTCAGGGCTGGGCACACCAACTGCTTCCAGGATGCCTTCACATCTAGTATTTTTCAAGTCCAGCCTTGCCGGAGCATTGTTTAGAAGATAATGAGAGCCGGGGACAGATCTCTCGGGCTTCCCACCCTGGCGTCCTGACAATTAAAGCAGCCGCATTATGCCGGGCCAGCGAATTATCAATTTTGCCAGAATGCCTCAGACCAGGCTGAAAACATAGCTAGTGTTTTCTCGGAGATAATTAGAGAGAACTAGCGCGGCTCTTCAGGTGGGACTTTGACCCTGGTTTCACCTTGATCATCCTGCCTCAGCCATTGTGTAAAAGAGCCCATTATTCACTGCAGTGGGaagaaaacaaaccacaacataAGGACAGTGTGAATGCGGAGGCACCGGCGATGCCTTTTTACCTCTAATAGGAACACTTTCCACAGGGCTTTCGTCCTGGCTGTCCTCTTCAGTACTTTGTAGTTCTGTAAGAAAGGGAAGGGCATAGTGAGAAGCGGAGGCAGGGAGGAAGGGAGTTTAGGGATAGAAATGGGAATGGGGGGTCTTTCTTTAGCTCTGAATAGAAGGCTGTATGAAAACTGGGCTGTGAGGGATTTATAAAAAAGCTCTATGGTGAAATTGATTTCTTTTATAAAGGGGAAGTTTTAGTTCTCTGCAGCGgtagtttgtaaaaaaaatagcagtAGTCTAACATTTGTTCCTATTAATGGTCTTGTTACATATTACTGGGCAAAGACAGACTTATCTCAGTGTGGAATGGTTTGGATATGTGGGGGAATCTACTGTCAGCCGTAACAAGACCAGAACACTTGCTGGAGACAGAGTTTTTGATTGTTAGAAAATGCAGCCATTCCAGTGTTACTAATAACCAAAAGTCAGCATTCTAATATTGAATTATAGTTAGAATTTCTCAGGCTTATTTCATATCACTCTAATAATCTTCAGTAACCTTGGATCTGTTGCTTCTGCATCGGCCTCATGGGCTTCACATCACCGTCAGccaggagagaaggaggacCACACGAAGAAGACAAGTCACTCTCGTCCTCTGCTGAGGGGCACTCCTCACTGGACCGGGACACAAGTGTCCTCAGCAGCACTTTGGCCTGCGAGCAGCACAAATTAAAACCACACTCTTAATTGTTCCCATTTTGTGAAGGAAGTGTCAAATTGAACTCTCGCCGATTAGGCAAGTCATTTACTTTGGCCACGGCTGCTCGCACAGAGGTGCAGCTGTAGTGCGTGTTCAAACGCCAAGAGAAAATAACTTCAAATTCTCTCGCTCGTTTAActaaaaaaagattatttcGCACACTTTCGCTCCCGCTCTCCCTCTCAATCACactttttccccctccctccccccttctctccctctcttctcatcCATGAGATTAGAGAAGCGCCTAAAGAATGCAATCACCCTGGCGTTAATGTGCAACACATTCCAGATATCTCCCCCTCTTGGCTGAGAGAATTGAGACAAActgctctcttcctccctctccagcTCATTTTTTATCTCTGGGGAGATGAGGATACACAATTAAGAGGAGCTGTTCCGGGAGATGAGGAGCAGGGAGATGCCACACACCGatttcctttctctccttcttccctCCCCCATATCAAATTCTGCCATCATCATCTCTCTTTTGTGATCAAAGACTGCCTCTCAGCCTCAGATGGCCATTTGCTACTTTTAATGAGCACTAATATGGAGGGGATGATCAGGAGGATTTTGACAGTAACAAACTTTAAGTACGTTGTAAGTTGTTATCAGTGGGTCGCAGTGAGCATCGACAATGTACATGCTTTCATTTTCTGAGAGGGGAAGGGAGGCAAACACATGCCAATCTGAGCTTGCCACTTGGTATTTGATGCTGCTGCACAATAAAAACTGTCTTGATCCTTGTCCCCAATATCcgtctttgttctttttttagaTTTAGTCAAATGTACCGTGGGTTGAGGGCTCTCGCAGACCCACTGCATTTTAAATATCAATGAATGCAACTGTTAGCACTTGAATATTCAAAGGGCCTctttgagtgtgtgcatgcgAGCTGCATGCTCCCATTTGTCAGTGTAGCCAGGCTGTATGGCATTACGTGAATGGAAATTTCTGTTTGCTCTTGTGTGTGGAGAGTAAGCTGTTGTatgagaggacagaggggagagagagagacaaaaatgaaGGGAGGCAAGGAGAAatagagggagtgagagagaaatagaTGGAGTAGATGGAGTGAGAGAGATAAACGGAGAGAAAGATTTTCGCTCAGGCTTTTCCTGATGCACTTGGACACAATGATGTAGATGGCAGCGCCTCTCTTCCTTTTGTCCGTTCATATTTTCAAGAGGCTCTACAGTCTCCCTCTTTGCCTCTCTCGTTGCGTTGGGGACGCTGGAGAAAGATCTCCAAGCCACAAGAACCCAGACAAGATGAGTCCacaaaaattaataaaacaaaatacctgtgtgtgtatgtgaccgTTCCTGCAGATAGATAGAATGGTGCATTTTCTTATGTGGGATTCCTGACAATCTCTTGACTTTATCTTTGGCCTCTAAGTGCGAATATTAATTGTAATTTCCTTCTTTGTTTAATTGAGCATGATCTGCACAAGGTCAATGAGTGGGAAATTTAAAATAATCCTGTCCGTTGTGGAGAAGGTCCAAATGGCTCCCCCTTTCAATCGGACCCAGCTGATGGCTATACTTTTGGCTAATACCAAATTAAAAGCAAGTGTTTCTCAGATGAATACGCCACATGAGATGAAAGAAGCCAAGCAGGGGCTGTAATTTGCGATTAGCACATGGGTCAGGGTTTCCCTTCTGTCTAGGTCAACGTGTGGAGCAATCTGATGAGTAGGCAGCCGGGGCTTGGTTTCAAACACCAGACACAAAGAGGGTACTCAGTACCAACTACAGCTCtcttctaaaaaaaacatgcaaagaaacaaaaacattagccttttaagaaagaagaaaaaagaagccaTTTTACTCCTATagtcatatgtgtgtgtttatgtgctctGAGTGCCAGTGAATGCAAGTGTGCGTGACCTCCTGTTTGTATGTGTAATGGCATTGTATGTGCCTCCAACGCTACCTGGTGGCTGTAGGTGGCATGGCGCTCCAGCAGCAGCGGCGTGAACAGCTGGACCAGGCGCTTAGTGCTGAGGACACGGCGCTCCTTGAGCAGGAGGGCGTGCTTGAACCAGCGATCCCACAGCCGAGCGGCATCAGGAGGGAGGCTGGCGCTGCAgtgagggtgggggtgggtttggtgggagagacagagaggctttCTTATCAAATACACAGTAGGACATCTACAAATAGTCATAATTCTACCTCCTTCCAATGAAAAATTCTTCGACTATCAAGAAAATTGAGGTTGCTTAAAAGTTTGACCATTATGTGAAGACATCTGAATATGTTTGTCAAGCTATTTTTTATGAAGTACTCTCAAAAGGTTGCGTGCTAGTCCACCTTAAGACACTTTAGAAGGTAGAAATCATTAATGAATTCCAGTTAACACTGAATACACAGAGACAGCAATATAGCTCCTGGTTGAAAAGTGGATAACAGGTGAAAAAGCCAATAGGTATCTccacaggagagagagggacatGTGTGTCTTTGGACTGAGTATATAGCAGGGAAGGTCTCGGTGGAATCAATAGAGTAGTGAAGCAGAGCATGGATTTGGCTCAGAGTATAACTACTCATTATCCAAAGGACTGGAAGTCACAGATAGGGCATTTTAATTTACTCATGACATTCACCCGTGCAGTGTTACCGCACAAGGTGACACCAAAGATGACCTTTACATTTGTGGACAAGGAAGACTGTATCGAATGGTAGCGTGCAATATCGCAGCGTCTCTTGTAAGTGCGTGCTCCCTCCCCCACTTTctggtcagaaaaaaaaaaaaagaaagtgcacAGGCAGCTATCCACTCTTGGTCTGAAAAGTGGAATTCACCTTTACAGTAAGTCTGTTCACTGTctctctgaaaagaaaagaaaggactATTGACCTATAGCTTTCAGCACATTGATATTTGTGCTGTGAATTATTCTATTTTAGCACTATTCACTACAGTTGTTGAAAATATCATTgtccacacaaaacacaaactttatTACATAAAcaatactttatttttaaatgttcaagtttttcttttcttttttcccaaCATCACAGAAATTTCGGATTGTTTTAaatgcaacattatgtaaaaaaaggTATAAGACTAGTAATGATAATACCTGATTAGGTCATTGTGAGTCCATTTCAGAACACAAAACAAAGGCAACACTTTATCTTAAGGTTCTTGTAATAAGTGTTAGTTAACAGGTAATAAGGCCTTTTCTAAGTCCTATGAGATGCTTATCAATATTAATAAGACATTATAAGTGTTAATTATAgtataataaacatatttattgtaAGATTacaataatcattaataatagCATTATGAACatatttattgagtttaactaAAGTGAGTCATTGTTAAACTTTTACCAAGCTATTTTTTTTcaagctgttttatttattatgcaTTCATTAGCAGTTAATTATGCACGTATTAACAGTTAATTATGcaataaatacttttaattacttttaaagCGCTACCgaaacaaacactcacaaaagaaacactgacATCAGCCTTTGGTGTTAAATTGACATAGAAACCAGGAGCCTTACCTTATTTCATTAGGCTCAGTGCAAGACTGGTGAGCCCTTACTAGATCCTTTGGTAGCAGGCAGCCCTTTGCTGTGCTCCATGACAACCTCTGAAGCTCATGAAGGATGACTGCTCCACATGCTTCAAGGTCCTCGTCATTCAGGCTTGCTCCACCATTACAAAGGCTGTCCAATATATAGAGAGCAGTCAGCTATTGCCAATAGAGCCCCGGGCTCAGCCCGCGGGTCAGGAGTACATCCAGCAGCAGCTaacatgtcacacacaatgTAGTATAATCACAAATATCAATGCACATACACATTTGCTGACATTATATCATAGCAAGACTAAACAACATGGTGAGGGTCATGACACAAGACGGCCACTACCCCTTACTACTGAAGATGTTGTTGACATCATTTACAGCACTCATGTTTGCACAGATGGGGATAAGTGTATACTGGGTTtagaaagagtgagaaagccTCCCTTTGCCAGACATTTATCCGTACTTTACAACAAGAACCCCAATTACGGTAAATTAATCGTGCTATGAAATATGAAAGGCTTATGAAAAATAAGCCCAGTCTAATGAAACAAATtctccatcctccatctccCTGACTCCCAATAACAATTCAACAGGGTGGTAACTAGAACAATCCCATGTGTTTGAAAACCCCTCAGAAATAAAGACGTGTGCATGTCGGTTGATGACACTCCATCTAAAGTGAGAGCCCTTGGCAGGAGGATAATATGTTTTCCTCGTCTGCACGGGCTTCCCCATGGCcgttaaataaatatacaaagcATTTAGTTAGTGAGAAAGGGATAAGACTGTAAAGTTTGAAGAACGACAGGAAGAGCACACCTGATAATTCTATTGAGTCGTCTTTCATCAATTGAAGAACCCCCATACACGCAAGTCCGTTCACAATGGAGTCGTCCTTCGATTCTGTCTAGCAGATTAAAGAGTCCTTCCTGGGAGAGactaagaaaaaaaagcaatacCCATTAATGtagtgaaaagaaataaaaatggagGATGCCATGTGATCGATAGGCCTGCCAtttgtttctaaaaaaaagaaaaagaggatttCTTTTGATCAGAAAAATCAGTGACACATTTTTTCCAGGCAATTTCCTTGAGGTACTCAAGGACTGCTGGAAGAATCTGATCATTACAGTGCCATCGCCACAATACAGGACTTCAACGATTTAAAGTGTGTCTGTTGATGGTGCCACTTGTGATTACAGGTCACATGGGAAAGCTTGTAAAACCTGGCATTCAAACTAGAGCTCGTAGAATTGGCTGCCTACTGTTGAACTTAAACTTTAAATCAGCTATATGCACTTACATTGCAAAATAAACTTCATAACAAATGTGtaatatgataatataaataaacaaatgaaaattttaaaagatttgtaACACTTGCAGAGTATCACATTAAAAAGTGTAAGGGAAAAATGCAACCATAAAAAAGAGGGGCCTCAAGGTGATTTCTTTTGGTGAGAGATTTACACTTTAATCTGGTCCTGTGTGAGGCTGCAAAATGAGAAATGGATGCCTAATGCATGTGGATATTGGGAATCCATCTCTTTTTTGAGAATTAAGCTCTGGGTGGCCCTCATTGAATTCTCCCAGAAACCCCAAGCCGAGAGATCCTGAGACCCGCTACATAAAAGGAGCCAAAAAAGAATTTATGACAATCTGTAATGGGCTCCTGGGTTAGGGGTCAGCAAACAATTGCTCCCTCTTTTTTGCAGGTTGTTTCCTGGTAACATCCTGATTAAGCTGGCAGCTTGAATTATATCCATGACATTCTGTAGTGTGCAATCCGTCTGTGCTAAGTCCTCTTCAGTGTGGCTGAAGTAGCATAGGCAAAAGCTCtatctttctctcgctctctctctctctctctctctctctctctcccttatCGTCAGCGTGGGCCTTGAAATAGTCATCTTTCTCTTTCCACTTTATTTGTCAATGCTCTTCAAAAAGAGACCTTTAGAGAGGGAattagttgtgtttttctgcaaacctctctctgtctcattgtATTGTTGCCAGCTTCCATGTCAAGGTCTCCAACCTCACTTTAGATGCTGCCGTTGTCCGCGTGTTGACATCATCAGGAGCGCATTGTTAGCTAGGAGAAAGAGGTCAGCCTCTCTGCAGCGATATTGCTCCACATTGTACAGCACTGACTCTGGGGTGATTTACCACACAGAATGGCCTCACCGTTGAGTGATTGGTGTCAGAAGAATCTTACTGTGCTGGCACAGgcagcaaatacacacacaggaataGAAAAATGTACCACAAGTGATAACAACACAATGAGTGCAGGGGCCGCCAGACTAAATTTGGGATATGTCCCACTGCACtatgaacacactgtttacataGTTCTGTGCTGAGACTTGAATTgaaaaccaggaaaaaacacacatctgaagTATATTTGTAAAAACACGCTGACCTAATGACACTGCAAAACATTTACgttattgttaattttttacACATGAATtggatttttaaaaactcaactTTAAATTGAATGACATACTGTCACCATCATGGTGCATCATGCAGTTCAGGGACGACATATTTGAGAGCAGGACACAGTGAGGCCATTATGTTGAGTCtctaagaataaaaaaaaaaacctggaggATATTTCAGTCGTATACTGTCACTCACCCCAGCTATGCTGGAGGAGAAATATAATGGGATAATCTAATGAATTGCCCAGGCTTGTTTTTCCTGACTGTGAGCTGAATGGAGGCAGCGATATAAACTCTAACCTtaagagagcgagagggagagagggagagaggataGAGACTGGATGCTCTCGGAGCTTTACATCAAAGCCTCCGGTTTTCTCCTCGTACACAGAAGCCCTCCGTGTTAACAATGAAAGCAGCAACCCCCACCATCGTCTCCCAGCACAGGCTAACTGCAGTTCCTCTTGAGGTCATGCTATAAACAGTATAACAgaccacacaaaaacacagtcatgcacaaacaaacatactaCACTCTCCGAGcgaaaataaaaatctttcatACTACTTTTGACACATAAAGCGaccagacatttttttaaatacagccTTTGATTTGAAATAATGCTTGGAAAGGTTCTTCATATTTTGcagttacagtaaaatgatgtgCTTGTTTGAAATAACATTATTGTGAGCACATGTGCAACTGGATactaaatctaaaaaataaagcatACAGTTGTAGACAAGCATAATGTATGTAACCCAAAGACAGAACACAAAAAATTAGGCATTGGGACTTTCCCTAAGAATAGGTAAATGGTAAAGAAAGAAATTACACACCaaataaagttttcttcttcttcttctttgagaGCATAAGAGGTCCTGTTCATAAAATACTGCATATTCTAGTGACAATGCAGAGGCTTTGGGCGCAAACATTCACATGGGATTTTCTGTGGCTCTAACCCCATCCAAAATGATCCTTCAACTCAGAGGCCATCATCACGCCAAGGATTTGTGGCTGTAAGTGCTGTCCACATGCCCACCCTCCAGAACACTCTATGGTGCCACAAATTTCCTCCTCCATTGGGGACTTCCTGAGGTCTCTCAAGCAGAAAATTGCTCTGTTACAGCATTATCTTGGATTATGGCAATATTGTTGGTGACAGGTCCTGAGCTCTCCCTATAAGATGCATCACTGCCACCACCACcgcagctgctgctgagctaTAGAGAGCATGGTGGCGTGGAGCGTGACTCCCACAATCCTTTCTGTCAGCCTCTGATGTGATGGTGGCAAGGACTGTACAGTGTCTTCGCCCGCTCCTATCATTACCAGCCCTCTGTGGTTCAGCATGGCTGTGCACAACATTCTCCTTTCTCACTTTACTTAGCTTTAAATCTTAGAAACACATTCTGACTGCATTGTACATGTTTTAAGAAGAGCATGTGCCATAAAGCAATCAAAATGTTGATGCACTTTTGACAATTCCAGCAACAAAGTACAGAAgtcatacatactgtacctttCCAAGGTCACCAGTGGAGCTGAGTTTAGCTGTGGTGTTTTCTTGGACCCATCAGAGTTCAGGGATGATTCACAGCTGTGCTGATTGTGATCATCGCTCCCTTGAGAAGTGGCACTCCTCTCAGGTGCCACACCCTCTGGCAGATCCTCTTCCAGCTCAGATTGTGTCAAAGATAGGGACAGGTCACTAGCACTGCTCTCTGACAACTGCACATCAGAACTTGGGGTGCTGACACTCTCACATCTAtctgaatgtaaacacagtgCAGTGCATCACTTATTTTAAATCGTCAAAAAGGctaaataaagtgttttcaaCTGCCATTTTGAAGAAAGACACTAAAAAGATATAACAAGGTAACAAGCAAGGAACAGCATTGCAAACCTGGTGTATCTTGAGCTTCTTTTCCAAAAGTGGTCTGAGGCATCAAATGGCTGAGAcctccctctccatcttccATTATGGGCGTGTGACCAGCAACCTCACGGTAGTCAGTGTGTTCTGCAGGGGAATTCTCAGCCTTCACTGGGCTGCTGCCGCTAGGAGACAGATTCTTCTCAGGACCCGTCAAGGTCACCAAAGGTGACCGTTCTTGTTCATCATCACTTCCAAAAGGCACATTGCCAGCTGCGCCTGTTAAGGCACTAAC
It contains:
- the kiz gene encoding centrosomal protein kizuna isoform X2, translated to MRNLELLRDVECIEIGMKEYSPDQGPLQQEKAEFLKRISSLMEARKKMGQELNAEKVEAVHSQHQDSSLSHLAKDFTQPPAVIFMGHQTSRGSDAEAGTTSVHSHQALHRSPNRSVHSRERLPSGLLKDFRVGGEDADSNRAHLSDDISGSNDSPDGCNLSDKHERTMVVLPSVSALTGAAGNVPFGSDDEQERSPLVTLTGPEKNLSPSGSSPVKAENSPAEHTDYREVAGHTPIMEDGEGGLSHLMPQTTFGKEAQDTPDRCESVSTPSSDVQLSESSASDLSLSLTQSELEEDLPEGVAPERSATSQGSDDHNQHSCESSLNSDGSKKTPQLNSAPLVTLESLSQEGLFNLLDRIEGRLHCERTCVYGGSSIDERRLNRIISLCNGGASLNDEDLEACGAVILHELQRLSWSTAKGCLLPKDLVRAHQSCTEPNEISASLPPDAARLWDRWFKHALLLKERRVLSTKRLVQLFTPLLLERHATYSHQAKVLLRTLVSRSSEECPSAEDESDLSSSCGPPSLLADGDVKPMRPMQKQQIQELQSTEEDSQDESPVESVPIRETKAYQLLKQSAMQESLQRSEEEEEEDDDDLSGINHGCEEDLGRAKRSSHQDPYPRKENTNSKAHSALQSKAFWAESDDSNSDIEAALRPQPFSTNNDDIDDFCD
- the kiz gene encoding centrosomal protein kizuna isoform X1; its protein translation is MVTNVNTIHPPPPPLLPRLGFAVAPNRAKMASLAPSEDQYYEKIKSIQQSMHKREKRRLQLEKELFSYSRSDKRISQIKCSKLRSYLKEICDREARAKMRNLELLRDVECIEIGMKEYSPDQGPLQQEKAEFLKRISSLMEARKKMGQELNAEKVEAVHSQHQDSSLSHLAKDFTQPPAVIFMGHQTSRGSDAEAGTTSVHSHQALHRSPNRSVHSRERLPSGLLKDFRVGGEDADSNRAHLSDDISGSNDSPDGCNLSDKHERTMVVLPSVSALTGAAGNVPFGSDDEQERSPLVTLTGPEKNLSPSGSSPVKAENSPAEHTDYREVAGHTPIMEDGEGGLSHLMPQTTFGKEAQDTPDRCESVSTPSSDVQLSESSASDLSLSLTQSELEEDLPEGVAPERSATSQGSDDHNQHSCESSLNSDGSKKTPQLNSAPLVTLESLSQEGLFNLLDRIEGRLHCERTCVYGGSSIDERRLNRIISLCNGGASLNDEDLEACGAVILHELQRLSWSTAKGCLLPKDLVRAHQSCTEPNEISASLPPDAARLWDRWFKHALLLKERRVLSTKRLVQLFTPLLLERHATYSHQAKVLLRTLVSRSSEECPSAEDESDLSSSCGPPSLLADGDVKPMRPMQKQQIQELQSTEEDSQDESPVESVPIRETKAYQLLKQSAMQESLQRSEEEEEEDDDDLSGINHGCEEDLGRAKRSSHQDPYPRKENTNSKAHSALQSKAFWAESDDSNSDIEAALRPQPFSTNNDDIDDFCD